Proteins found in one Thunnus maccoyii chromosome 5, fThuMac1.1, whole genome shotgun sequence genomic segment:
- the nts gene encoding neurotensin/neuromedin N — translation MQAQFACMLLLCFTCGGLCTDVDQEQRALEEELLSSLFTSKMKQNKQSAPYWRVSLANLCRMVSSLQQEAWSGEEEEGGELREGSIQLLEELYSLQHICRALQSREERLLHNSLEYLEESSDAPLKRKSPYILKRQVAHTTKSRRPYILKRSTIY, via the exons ATGCAGGCACAGTTTGCATGTATGCTACTCCTCTGTTTCACATGTGGTGGACTTTGTACAG ACGTCGACCAGGAGCAGCGAGCGCTAGAAGAGGAGCTACTCAGCAGTCTCTTCACTTCTAAG ATGAAACAGAATAAGCAGAGTGCCCCCTACTGGCGCGTGTCACTGGCCAACCTGTGTAGGATGGTGAGCAGCCTGCAGCAGGAGGCGTGGAgcggcgaggaggaggagggcggtGAGCTGAGGGAGGGGAGcatccagctgctggaggagctgTACAGCCTGCAACACATCTGCCGAGCACTGCAGAGCCGGGAGGAGAGG CTACTCCACAACTCTCTAGAATATTTAGAGGAGAGCAGTGACGCTCCGCTGAAACGAAAATCACCTTACATCCTGAAGAGGCAAGTGGCGCACACCACCAAGTCCCGGAGGCCGTACATCTTAAAACGAAGTACAATTTACTGA
- the rassf9 gene encoding ras association domain-containing protein 9, whose product MAPFGKNFLKARLKNRTKDAETIPGKEIQVTVCNEEKVVCGVTKHTTCVDMIQALLEDHKSIPESKRLLHGEPKDFCLVERWKGFERALPPLTRILRLWYAWGDQRPFIQFILVKTSDFVPQPAKKGGKSKGTKPKRWEHGRNQYPQSLPVERQKRMVKKAFRKLEKIHKESKCSPGTEEIDRMVQMILNQDHTIREQIQRMRELDLEIEQFEVQMQREAESESLLAQACGLSLDVDNAEQLQEYLYTSDGVEQLELQVQRHHELILQLSQDIDTELRRANFPLSQEDSEQEGAVAASWIPSETDELFYTAELERMQTELQHSLITGVSLHNQAAEIDKQLKYYDATLVSKDQECWQLAAHLSSLQIGDGTEEKSSPVPLQSETQCSVSQTVKLKHSLSPLDITDTDSDTGISSTHSQDSLSPCLDFPPPLDTDV is encoded by the exons ATGGCTCCGTTTGGAAAGAACTTCCTGAAAGCTCGACTGAAAAACAG GACCAAAGATGCTGAGACCATACCAGGAAAAGAGATTCAGGTTACTGTCTGCAACGAGGAGAAGGTTGTCTGCGGAGTAACGAAGCACACAACATGTGTAGATATGATTCAGGCTTTATTGGAGGATCACAAGTCAATCCCAGAGAGCAAGCGGCTCCTGCACGGAGAACCCAAAGACTTCTGTCTGGTCGAGCGGTGGAAGGGTTTTGAAAGAGCTTTGCCTCCTCTCACCAGAATTTTGAGGCTCTGGTACGCTTGGGGTGACCAGAGACCCTTCATCCAGTTCATTCTAGTGAAAACCAGTGATTTTGTGCCTCAGCCTGCTAAGAAGGGTGGAAAGTCCAAGGGCACCAAGCCAAAGCGATGGGAACACGGTCGCAATCAGTATCCCCAGTCTCTGCCAGTGGAGAGGCAAAAGCGCATGGTGAAGAAAGCTTTCCGAAAGCTGGAGAAAATTCACAAGGAGAGCAAGTGCTCCCCTGGCACTGAGGAGATCGATCGGATGGTGCAGATGATTCTGAATCAGGACCACACAATCCGGGAACAGATTCAGCGAATGAGGGAGCTGGATTTGGAAATCGAGCAGTTTGAGGTGCAAatgcagagagaagcagagtCTGAGAGTTTACTGGCTCAGGCCTGTGGACTGAGTTTGGATGTGGACAATGCGGAGCAGCTGCAGGAGTACCTGTACACCAGCGATGGAGTTGAACAGCTGGAGCTGCAGGTTCAGAGGCACCATGAGCTCATCCTCCAGCTATCTCAGGATATTGATACTGAGCTGAGGAGGGCCAACTTCCCACTGAGCCAAGAGGACAGTGAACAGGAAGGAGCTGTGGCTGCTTCCTGGATCCCCTCCGAGACAGATGAGTTGTTCTACACTGCGGAACTCGAGAGGATGCAGACTGAACTGCAACACAGCCTTATCACCGGTGTGTCCCTTCACAACCAAGCTGCAGAAATAGACAAGCAGCTGAAGTACTATGACGCTACCTTGGTCTCCAAGGACCAAGAATGCTGGCAGCTGGCTGCTCATCTTAGTTCACTGCAAATCGGGGACGGCACAGAGGAGAAGTCCAGTCCTGTCCCTCTACAAAGTGAGACTCAGTGCAGCGTCTCACAgacagtgaaactcaaacacagCCTGTCCCCTCTAGACATTACAGACACAGACTCAGACACTGGGATTAGCTCCACACACAGTCAGGATTCGCTGTCACCCTGTCTCGACTTCCCTCCCCCACTGGACACAGACGTTTGA